One stretch of Brettanomyces nanus chromosome 4, complete sequence DNA includes these proteins:
- a CDS encoding uncharacterized protein (BUSCO:EOG09342S36) produces the protein MGYDLVCLGNPLLDIQADVSKELLKKYDLKDNDAILAEEKHMPIFKELLSMDSVKLVAGGAAQNTARGAQYVLPPKSVLYFGSVGKDLYSEKLTNANNAVGLTTSYMYQDEFATGKCAALIYHTNRSLVTDLAAANHFKPSHLQKPENWAAVESAKVFYVGGFHLTVSPEAIELLGKHAAENNKLLILNFSAPFIPEMFKDALDRVIKYVDIVVCNESEISSYGKSHNAGTEDLDSIAKKIVAVPKANQKRERIVCFTQGTKPTHLVSKDSVKIYNITPLESEKITDTNGAGDAFGAGFVAGLVQGKELETAIDMGHWLARLSIQEVGPSYPVPKQSYSN, from the coding sequence ATGGGTTATGATCTAGTTTGTTTGGGAAATCCATTATTGGATATTCAGGCTGATGTCAGCAAAGAATTACTCAAAAAGTATGACTTGAAAGATAACGATGCCATTTTGGCCGAGGAAAAGCACATGCcaattttcaaagagttgtTGAGTATGGACAGTGTCAAGCTTGTTGCCGGTGGTGCCGCTCAGAACACTGCCAGAGGTGCTCAGTACGTTCTACCACCAAAATCGGTTCTTTACTTTGGTTCTGTCGGCAAAGATTTGTACTCCGAGAAGTTGACTAATGCCAACAATGCTGTTGGTTTGACCACTTCTTACATGTACCAAGATGAGTTTGCCACTGGTAAGTGCGCTGCTTTGATATATCATACTAATAGATCATTGGTTACTGATTTGGCTGCTGCAAACCATTTCAAGCCATCACACCTACAAAAGCCTGAAAATTGGGCTGCTGTCGAAAGCGCAAAGGTTTTCTATGTTGGAGGATTTCACTTGACTGTTTCCCCTGAGGCCATTGAGCTACTTGGAAAGCATGCTGCCGAGAACAATAAACTTCTCATCTTAAACTTCTCTGCTCCATTCATTCCGGAGATGTTCAAGGATGCTCTTGACAGAGTCATCAAGTACGTTGATATCGTTGTCTGTAACGAGTCTGAAATTTCATCCTATGGAAAGTCTCACAATGCTGGCACAGAAGACTTGGATTCTATTGCAAAGAAAATTGTGGCTGTTCCGAAGGCTAACCAAAAGAGGGAGAGAATAGTTTGTTTCACCCAAGGTACCAAGCCTACCCATCTTGTCAGCAAGGATAGTGTTAAGATTTATAATATTACTCCTTTAGAGTCTGAGAAAATCACTGACACAAACGGTGCGGGTGATGCCTTTGGTGCTGGCTTTGTTGCTGGCCTTGTCCAAGGTAAGGAGCTTGAAACCGCTATTGACATGGGACACTGGTTAGCCAGACTCTCCATTCAGGAAGTTGGTCCTTCTTATCCGGTCCCTAAACAATCTTATTCAAATTAA
- the HSA1 gene encoding Heat shock protein 70 1, producing the protein MTKAIGIDLGTTYSCVGHFANDRVDIIANDQGNRTTPSYVGFTDTERLIGEAAKNQAAMNPTNTVFDAKRLIGRKFTDPEVQSDMKHWPFKVIDDAGKPKIQVEYKGETKVFTPEEISSMVLNKMRETAEAFLGEKVNDAVVTVPAYFNDSQRQATKDAGTIAGMNVMRIINEPTAAAIAYGLDKKAESSGEKNVMIFDLGGGTFDVSLLSIDDGIFEVKATAGDTHLGGEDFDNRLVTHFADEFKRKYHKDMTGNQRALRRLRTACERAKRSLSSSAQTSVEIDSLYEGIDFYTSITRARFEELCSDMFRSTLEPVAKVLRDSKVDKSQIDEIVLVGGSTRIPKVQKLVSDFFNGKELNKSINPDEAVAYGAAVQAAILSGDTSSKTQDLLLLDVTPLSLGIETAGGVMTKLIPRNSTIPCKKSETFSTYSDNQPGVLIQVYEGERTRTKDNNMLGKFELTGIPPAPRGIPQIEVTFDIDANGILNVSAVEKGTGKSQKITITNDKGRLSKEEIDRMVSEAEKFKVEDEKEAERIGAKNGLESYAFSLKSTASESKFADKVGAEDKDKLLKKTDEVISWLDANQAATKDEYDDKKKELEEESNPIMQKLYAAGGAPGGAPGGAAGGAPGGMPGGMPGGMPGGMPGGMPGGGSAPSGGDNNGPSVEEVD; encoded by the coding sequence ATGACAAAAGCTATTGGAATTGATTTAGGTACTACCTATTCATGTGTTGGACATTTTGCCAACGACAGAGTGGATATTATCGCCAATGATCAAGGTAACAGAACTACTCCTTCGTATGTGGGCTTTACTGATACTGAGAGATTGATCGGTGAAGCTGCCAAGAACCAAGCTGCCATGAATCCTACCAACACAGTCTTTGATGCTAAGAGATTGATTGGTAGAAAGTTCACTGATCCTGAGGTTCAGAGTGATATGAAGCACTGGCCTTTCAAGgtgattgatgatgctgGAAAACCAAAGATTCAGGTTGAGTACAAAGGCGAAACCAAGGTGTTTACACCAGAGGAGATTTCGTCAATGGTGTTGAATAAGATGAGAGAAACGGCTGAGGCCTTTTTGGGTGAGAAGGTTAACGATGCTGTCGTTACTGTTCCTGCTTACTTCAATGATTCTCAGAGACAGGCAACTAAAGACGCAGGTACGATTGCAGGAATGAATGTTATGAGAATCATCAATGAGCCAACGGCAGCTGCAATTGCTTATGGTTTGGATAAGAAGGCTGAAAGTTCGGGAGAAAAGAATGTTATGATTTTCGATCTAGGTGGTGGTACATTTGATGTGTCTCTTTTATCTATTGACGATGGTATTTTTGAAGTCAAGGCCACCGCTGGTGATACTCATTTAGGTGGTGAGGACTTTGATAATAGATTGGTTACTCACTTTGCCGATGAGTTCAAGAGAAAGTATCACAAGGATATGACTGGAAACCAGAGAGCactgagaagattgagaactGCATGTGAGAGAGCCAAGAGATccttgtcttcttctgcacAGACTTCAGTGGAGATTGACTCCTTGTATGAAGGCATTGATTTCTATACGTCGATTACCAGAGCtagatttgaagaactctGCTCTGATATGTTCAGATCAACTTTAGAACCAGTTGCAAAAGTGTTGAGAGATTCTAAGGTTGACAAGTCTCAAATCGACGAGATTGTTTTGGTTGGTGGTTCCACAAGAATTCCTAAAGTTCAGAAATTGGTttctgatttcttcaacGGAAAGGAGCTAAACAAATCCATCAACCCTGATGAGGCTGTTGCTTATGGTGCTGCTGTCCAAGCTGCTATCCTTTCAGGTGacacttcttcaaagacacAGGATTTGTTGTTATTGGATGTGACTCCATTATCTCTTGGTATTGAGACCGCTGGTGGTGTTATGACGAAGTTGATACCAAGAAACTCTACCATTCCTTGCAAGAAGTCTGAGACGTTCTCCACCTACTCCGACAATCAACCTGGTGTGTTGATTCAGGTTTACGAAGGTGAGAGAACCAGAACCAAAGATAACAACATGTTGGGTAAGTTTGAATTGACTGGTATTCCTCCGGCTCCAAGAGGTATTCCTCAGATTGAGGTTACCTTCGATATCGATGCAAACGGTATTTTGAATGTTTCTGCAGTGGAGAAGGGTACCGGTAAGTCACAGAAGATTACTATCACCAACGATAAGGGTAGATTGTCtaaggaagagattgaCAGGATGGTTTCAGAGGCTGAGAAGTTCAAGgttgaggatgaaaaggaGGCCGAGAGAATCGGTGCCAAAAACGGATTGGAATCTTATGCCTTTTCGTTGAAGAGCACCGCATCTGAGAGCAAGTTCGCTGATAAAGTTGGCGCAGAGGACAAGGATAAGTTATTAAAGAAGACCGATGAAGTCATCAGCTGGTTGGATGCTAACCAGGCTGCTACTAAGGATGAATACgatgacaagaagaaggagttggaggaggagagTAATCCAATTATGCAGAAGTTGTATGCTGCTGGTGGCGCTCCTGGTGGCGCTCCTGGTGGTGCTGCTGGTGGTGCTCCAGGTGGAATGCCTGGTGGAATGCCTGGTGGAATGCCTGGTGGAATGCCTGGTGGAATGCCTGGTGGAGGCAGTGCTCCATCCGGTGGTGATAACAATGGACCGTCCGTGGAGGAGGTCGATTAA
- a CDS encoding uncharacterized protein (BUSCO:EOG09343AIG), with translation MNYGSEIQPKNSRQPLVQGQKVALSQQTNPAAVSIATAVRYNKLLKQRQGINSSNNSQHDFFRYKRFVRALESEDYKRQSDKRPDVLPAIEDDEGAQKIFVMMIQNQLVLPVRKLKTKEAKDRGIKVTKTSPALEVIHKAVLQGDVYYMWNFTPANPYLWIYSILGLVAVFGVILFPLWPIWMRKCVWYLSTGMLALIGVFFGIAIIRLIIYIVTWVALPQQFWLFPNLFADCGVIESFKPLYEWKDPSKGGKHKHKDDKTKGAITEVKTNTAETAAGTTTSSSVSDATTGTSSVLSKKRIATVVDLDDSDN, from the coding sequence ATGAATTACGGAAGTGAAATTCAACCGAAGAATTCCAGGCAGCCGTTGGTTCAGGGACAGAAAGTGGCTCTTTCTCAGCAGACAAATCCAGCGGCCGTCTCCATCGCTACGGCAGTTAGATACAACAAGTTGCTTAAACAAAGACAAGGAATCAACAGCTCGAATAACTCGCAGCATGATTTTTTCAGATACAAAAGATTTGTGAGGGCATTGGAAAGTGAAGACTATAAAAGGCAGAGTGATAAGAGACCGGATGTTCTACCAGCCATTGAGGATGACGAAGGCGCCCAGAAGATTTttgtgatgatgatacaaAATCAGCTTGTGCTACCTGTCCGTAAGTTGAAGACgaaagaagccaaagatAGGGGAATCAAAGTGACGAAAACCTCACCAGCTTTGGAGGTTATACATAAGGCAGTCCTTCAAGGGGATGTTTATTATATGTGGAACTTTACCCCAGCCAATCCATACCTATGGATCTATTCGATTTTAGGGTTGGTAGCAGTCTTTGGGGTGATATTGTTCCCATTGTGGCCTATTTGGATGAGAAAATGTGTTTGGTACTTGAGTACGGGAATGTTGGCGTTAATCGGTGTCTTCTTTGGCATCGCTATCATCCGGTTGATCATATACATAGTGACATGGGTGGCTCTGCCTCAACAGTTTTGGTTGTTCCCCAACCTATTTGCCGATTGTGGTGTTATTGAGAGTTTCAAGCCTCTCTATGAATGGAAGGATCCAAGTAAGGGTGGAAAGCATAAGCACAAAGATGACAAAACTAAGGGAGCTATAACTGAAGTTAAGACAAATACAGCTGAGACTGCAGCTGGTACTACAACTTCGTCTTCTGTTTCAGACGCAACTACTGGAACCTCGTCTGTTCTTAGCAAAAAGCGCATCGCTACAGTAGTTGATCTTGACGATAGCGACAATTAG
- a CDS encoding uncharacterized protein (EggNog:ENOG41), with protein sequence MQLHIEKDPFLKYRPFAGQTDNLLLQHWHELAATVVFYSVLMLVAPKVNKRIFGDYYSKMQNKKRRLDFDIHIVAMIQSLLAIGLCVPMFAHPLFNTDPIFGTYDFAGFAASLTCGYFVWDLVYCCIFHYDIYGFQYLFHGFGALIVFTSTFAGYCQPLIPAFLIYELSTPFVNLHWFYTRGPKGLVNEKTFLLNGLLLMTTFFLSRCVWGIYVSIKIFRLCMQYKDRMPVLFIPVIFTLNIGFHILNLYWFSKMVLLATRRVGVDDRKKDY encoded by the coding sequence ATGCAGTTGCACattgagaaagatccaTTCCTGAAATATCGGCCTTTTGCTGGTCAGACGGACAATTTGTTGTTGCAGCATTGGCATGAATTGGCTGCGACCGTGGTATTTTACTCGGTGTTGATGCTCGTAGCACCAAAAGTGAATAAGAGGATCTTTGGTGATTACTACTCCAAGATgcaaaacaaaaagagGAGGTTGGATTTTGATATTCATATAGTTGCTATGATCCAAAGTCTATTAGCCATTGGCCTCTGCGTGCCAATGTTTGCGCATCCTCTGTTCAACACAGATCCTATCTTTGGTACCTATGATTTTGCAGGATTTGCAGCCTCTCTGACATGTGGATACTTTGTGTGGGATTTGGTTTACTGCTGTATTTTTCATTACGATATCTATGGGTTTCAGTATCTTTTCCATGGATTTGGTGCTTTAATTGTCTTCACGTCGACATTTGCAGGTTATTGCCAGCCTCTTATTCCGGCCTTTTTGATCTACGAGTTGAGCACTCCGTTTGTCAACCTTCATTGGTTCTACACTAGAGGTCCCAAAGGATTGGTGAATGAAAAGACTTTTTTGCTTAATGGACTTCTCCTAATGACCacctttttcctttctcgGTGTGTCTGGGGAATTTACGTTTCTATCAAGATCTTTAGATTGTGTATGCAGTACAAAGATAGAATGCCAGTCCTATTCATTCCTGTGATATTCACTTTAAACATAGGTTTCCACATCTTGAATCTCTACTGGTTTAGCAAGATGGTTCTTTTGGCTACTAGACGTGTTGGAGTGGACGACAGGAAGAAAGATTACTAG
- a CDS encoding uncharacterized protein (MEROPS:MER0031431~EggNog:ENOG41): MAGKKILIVVTNVSKYPTLPRATGLWLGEAVHFVDKVTKAGYQVDYVSPLGGYTPMDPMGLADTDELSFDYYQNRDFMNKLGTTLKPSQINPDDYLAIYFTGGHGVVFDFVNNTELQKISAKIYENNGYVTAVCHGSVGLANIKLSSGENLIKNKQVTGFSNDEERQVKLDKVLPVLTEDLLKSKGGIYVQTKKLWDSFAVTDGRLISGENPASAGAVADQLLTALKQK, translated from the coding sequence ATGGCTGGCAAGAAAATTCTCATAGTGGTTACTAATGTATCCAAGTATCCTACACTTCCAAGAGCTACAGGACTTTGGCTCGGAGAAGCTGTGCATTTCGTCGACAAAGTAACCAAAGCAGGTTATCAAGTGGATTATGTCTCGCCTCTAGGAGGTTACACCCCTATGGATCCCATGGGTTTGGCGGATACTGACGAGCTCAGCTTTGACTACTACCAAAACAGGGATTTCATGAACAAATTAGGTACTACTTTGAAGCCTTCTCAAATAAATCCTGATGATTACTTGGCTATCTACTTTACTGGAGGTCATGGCGTCGTATTTGATTTTGTTAATAACACTGAGTTGCAGAAAATCAGTGCCAAGATCTATGAAAACAACGGCTATGTCACTGCTGTTTGCCATGGTTCTGTTGGATTGGCCAACATCAAGCTTTCTTCTGGTGAAAATCTTATTAAGAACAAACAGGTCACCGGCTTCAGCAACGATGAGGAAAGGCAAGTCAAGTTGGATAAGGTTTTACCTGTTTTAACCGAAGATTTGTTGAAGTCCAAGGGTGGAATTTACGTCCAGACTAAGAAACTTTGGGACAGCTTTGCTGTCACCGATGGTCGTTTAATTTCAGGCGAAAATCCTGCTTCGGCAGGTGCTGTTGCTGACCAACTTCTTACTGCTTTAAAACAGAAATAA